In Eucalyptus grandis isolate ANBG69807.140 chromosome 4, ASM1654582v1, whole genome shotgun sequence, the following proteins share a genomic window:
- the LOC104441515 gene encoding uncharacterized protein LOC104441515, with the protein MEYIVAREEEKHGEAADIIVIPQIVTLYLHNMPKLRSFCQGKYILEWPSLKEFIVEDCKAVEVILGNASRILEGSVLMQRPLLLVEQVEFPNMESMKILRMDNMEKIWLDDLASNAFSKLKTLEVQYCDKLSSIFSSYTMLTRFQNLEKIVVTNCESLEVVFHIQEFNFSEARSTSTFLLRELVLMRLPKMKHVWSGFCQGGLSFRSLRCMQVIECGSLKILFLSLVAKSMTQLEELVVQSCGVEQIIIEEDGVGMSTSNLFFPGLINLKLLELPKLRSFYENSHTSTWPLLKELRVRHCGKMRSFSSACEIQSCQGTTTNGYQPAIFSPEKVIPHLEELTLVSEDIEMLQHYFFGNLKDLALGWYHDENAAFPSNFLLHGFPNLELLSVICSSFEEVFPEDASGHGGSTPCEGPTNVEKPLKALGNLKQLELLNLWNLKRIWKDGSLMAEILKQIEFLFIWGCPSLSVVLPSRLHSRD; encoded by the exons ATGGAGTACATTGTTGCTAGAGAAGAGGAGAAACACGGAGAAGCAGCTGACATAATTGTAATTCCTCAAATTGTCACTTTGTATCTTCACAACATGCCAAAACTCAGAAGTTTTTGCCAAGGGAAGTATATTTTAGAGTGGCCCTCCTTGAAAGAGTTTATTGTCGAAGATTGTAAAGCTGTGGAGGTGATTCTAGGAAATGCCAGTCGTATATTAGAGGGCAGTGTTTTGATGCAGCGTCCACTTCTACTCGTCGAACAG GTTGAGTTCCCCAATATGGAGTCGATGAAGATCTTGCGCATGGATAACATGGAGAAAATATGGCTTGATGATCTTGCTTCAAATGCCTTTAGCAAACTCAAGACTCTAGAAGTGCAGTATTGTGATAAACTTTCGTCCATATTTTCATCTTATACTATGCTCACAAGATTTCAAAACCTAGAGAAGATAGTCGTAACTAATTGTGAATCCTTAGAAGTGGTATTTCACATCCAAGAGTTCAATTTTAGCGAAGCTCGTTCTACAAGCACTTTTCTCTTGAGAGAATTAGTTTTGATGCGGCTCCCAAAAATGAAGCACGTGTGGAGTGGATTTTGTCAAGGAGGTCTTTCCTTTAGAAGCTTAAGATGCATGCAAGTTATCGAGTGTGGGAGtctcaaaattttatttctaagCTTGGTGGCAAAAAGTATGACACAGCTTGAAGAACTTGTAGTACAATCTTGTGGAGTGGAGCAAATTATAATAGAGGAAGACGGAGTAGGCATGAGTACAAGTAATCTCTTCTTTCCAGGATTGATCAACCTAAAGTTACTTGAGTTGCCGAAACTGAGGAGCTTCTATGAGAATAGTCATACTTCAACATGGCCACTCTTAAAGGAATTACGAGTTAGACACTGTGGTAAGATGAGGTCATTCTCATCCGCTTGTGAAATTCAAAGCTGCCAAGGTACAACTACGAATGGGTACCAACCTGCAATTTTTTCTcctgaaaag GTCATTCCACACTTGGAGGAATTAACATTAGTAAGCGAGGATATTGAGATGCTACAGCATTACTTCTTTGGCAATCTCAAAGATCTAGCTTTGGGATGGTACCATGATGAAAATGCCGCTTTTCCCTCCAACTTCCTTCTCCATGGATTCCCCAATCTAGAACTTCTTTCTGTGATTTGTAGTTCCTTTGAGGAAGTATTTCCAGAAGATGCGTCTGGACATGGGGGGTCAACTCCCTGCGAAGGACCTACTAATGTGGAGAAACCTCTCAAGGCACTTGGGAATTTGAAACAATTGGAGCTGTTGAACCTGTGGAACCTAAAGCGAATTTGGAAAGATGGCTCCTTGATGGCTGAAATCCTTAAACAAATTGAATTTCTATTCATTTGGGGGTGCCCTAGTTTGTCAGTCGTGCTTCCATCCCGGCTTCATTCGAGAGATTGA
- the LOC120292549 gene encoding uncharacterized protein LOC120292549: MEKLQVLDITGLSFTSLPLSIELLENLKSLCLDQCRLEDVTIIGKLKGLQFLSFLDSTIARLPKEIGGLTELRFLDLTGCTELKVIEPGMLGNLVNLEELYMENSFDQWEAEDKVPRSNASLAELKNMKNLSTLSIAIPHSVNLLRDLPFGKLNMHKIQIGEVWDCLCMHKESRTLELKLDSSYLLLEEWVQKCLQRAQDLHLGGLQDGNDSIHDLCIEDAEAEDGDEIDDDPKVKSCKLRRLTLRNLPMITSFYKRADYPVDLFDAQQLVFLVTSIIMNSVGYSPFAVNEATSLEAITIERCQLIRKVFDLEGLTTNEEVEILSRLRELTLSDLSSLEYIWNKNPQRASCFQNLRTLKVQNCENLRFLFSSSMAKALKQIKEIEIVSCDKMEEIINVQEEELEEAKSADTLNFPILTFLSLEELPNLRTFSYEKYDIHYPSLTRLTISSCPKMMTFSSSERKQQLMRADIGLQQAFGHINSGLSLPVFFNEKVLFPRLEELKLSSMCRLKRIWHNQLPEESFCKLTSFTVELCENLSHVFPSNSMDRLQSLNKIEVVGCPSLEALFEWVCLSSEKRQTPLVLSALKKIKLWNLPRLRDVLKSDRKVNFKSPCLMEVDVRCCHSLPYLFSSATARSLRKLAILEVSVAITYGA, from the exons ATGGAGAAGCTCCAAGTCTTGGACATTACTGGCTTATCTTTTACCTCTCTGCCTTTGTCGATTGAGCTCCTTGAAAACCTCAAGTCCCTCTGTCTTGATCAATGCCGTTTGGAGGATGTGACTATTATTGGAAAGCTGAAAGGATTGCAATTCCTAAGTTTCCTTGACTCTACAATTGCTCGGCTGCCCAAAGAAATAGGTGGATTAACAGAACTGAGATTTTTGGACTTGACGGGGTGCACCGAGCTCAAAGTTATCGAACCTGGCATGCTTGGAAActtggttaatttagaagaaCTTTATATGGAAAACAGTTTTGATCAGTGGGAGGCCGAGGATAAAGTACCGCGAAGCAACGCCAGCCTTGCTGAGTTaaagaacatgaagaatttgAGCACTCTATCTATTGCCATTCCTCATTCTGTCAATCTCTTAAGAGACCTGCCATTTGGGAAATTGAACATGCATAAAATCCAGATTGGGGAAGTTTGGGATTGCTTGTGCATGCACAAAGAATCTAGAACTTTAGAGCTCAAGCTGGATTCAAGCtatcttcttcttgaagagtgGGTGCAGAAATGTTTGCAGAGAGCGCAAGATCTTCATTTGGGTGGACTGCAAGATGGCAACGATAGCATTCACGATTTGTGCATCGAAG ATGCCGAGGCTGAAGATGGAGATGAAATAGATGATGATCCGAAAGTAAAGTCATGCAAGTTGCGTAGGCTGACATTACGAAACTTGCCAATGATAACGAGCTTCTATAAAAGGGCCGACTATCCGGTTGATTTATTTGATGCGCAGCAG CTTGTATTTTTAGTTACAAGCATTATTATGAATAGTGTGGGTTATTCACCCTTTGCGGTTAATGAAGCTACGAGTTTGGAAGCCATAACCATTGAAAGATGTCAATTAATACGAAAAGTATTTGACCTAGAAGGACTCACAACCAACGAGGAAGTCGAGATTTTATCGCGATTGAGAGAATTGACCTTGAGTGACTTATCAAGTTTGGAATACATATGGAATAAAAATCCACAAAGAGCATCATGTTTCCAAAACTTGAGGACACTGAAGGTGCAAAACTGTGAGAACTTgaggtttcttttttcctcttccatgGCTAAAGCACtcaagcaaataaaagaaatagaaatagtgAGTTGTGATAAGATGGAGGAAATTATTAATGTGCAAGAAGAAGAACTGGAGGAAGCTAAATCCGCTGACACTTTAAATTTTCCTATATTAACCTTCTTGTCTCTTGAGGAATTGCCAAATCTCAGGACATTCTCTTATGAAAAGTACGATATTCACTATCCATCCTTAACAAGACTGACGATATCTAGCTGCCCCAAAATGATGACATTCTCTTCATCCGAAAGAAAGCAACAATTGATGAGAGCTGATATAGGTTTACAGCAAGCATTTGGTCATATCAACTCTGGCTTGTCCTTGCCtgtttttttcaatgaaaag GTTCTTTTTCCGAGGTTGGAGGAATTGAAACTTTCATCCATGTGCCGATTAAAGAGGATATGGCACAATCAACTCCCTGAAGAGTCCTTTTGCAAACTCACATCCTTCACTGTTGAACTTTGtgaaaatttgtcacatgtttttccatcaaattcaATGGATAGGCTGCAGAGCCTAAATAAAATTGAGGTGGTCGGGTGTCCCTCCTTGGAAGCATTATTCGAATGGGTATGTCTTAGCTCTGAGAAAAGGCAAACACCATTGGTCCTCTCtgcattgaaaaaaataaagttgtgGAATCTACCAAGGCTTAGAGACGTGTTGAAGAGTGACCGCAAAGTGAACTTTAAATCACCTTGTCTAATGGAAGTTGACGTGCGGTGTTGTCATAGTTTGCCATATCTCTTTTCAAGTGCCACGGCTAGATCTCTTCGTAAACTTGCGATACTTGAAGTTTCTGTTGCAATAACCTACGGGGCATAA
- the LOC104441516 gene encoding disease resistance protein RPS2-like encodes MGSFFTSVTVNLVSKLGECLFTPIGHQVGYVLRYKRYVEHLENGVQELETAKERVQCSVNEAQYNGKLIHTDVKNWLESVTKEIDEAQHLLERSKSAQNPCFCEWIPNPLVRHKMGKKVKETTKDIQELYEKSRNSDIKKVYHENTPTGIINAATSATRSIDKKEDALESRASIIEDVMKAIADNNVHVIGVCGPGGVGKSKLLEDIRSRVQGEVLFDEFAMANVSRYPNIKEIQGEIADMLGLKLKNVETVSGRAKLLRQRLEQDSTRNILIILDNLWKKLELKEVGIPCEDDNKVRGCKLLLTSRFQNVLRIDMGSDREFQVNELKHGEARRLFERTIGDKVNDPEFKSLVDGVVKNCGGLPLFIVPLARMLKHGDSATWRNALDMEELDRRSQVELNYKDLKDDRIRSVFLVCALDSGRTSMRDFLIYCMGLGLYKKSNRTIENARYRLIKDLNSLKDSSLLLDCDDKVYFRMHDIFVDVAISIASTEWSALVGRKGDGFKKWSKDELRKCTAISFPGVGIEELPEKLDCPNLKMLLLLEHKLSLKIPRCF; translated from the coding sequence ATGGGGAGTTTTTTTACTTCCGTCACGGTGAACCTAGTTTCGAAACTTGGTGAGTGCCTGTTTACTCCCATTGGACATCAAGTTGGGTATGTGCTGCGCTACAAGAGATACGTCGAACATCTAGAAAATGGAGTCCAAGAGCTAGAGACTGCAAAGGAAAGGGTGCAATGCTCTGTCAATGAAGCCCAATATAATGGAAAACTTATTCACACTGATGTTAAGAATTGGCTAGAGAGTGTGACGAAGGAGATTGATGAAGCACAACACCTGTTAGAACGTAGCAAAAGTGCGCAGAACCCTTGCTTTTGTGAATGGATTCCCAACCCCTTGGTGCGCCATAAAATGGGCAAAAAGGTGAAGGAGACAACTAAAGACATTCAGGAACTTTATGAGAAAAGCCGAAATAGTGATATCAAGAAGGTCTACCATGAAAATACTCCGACAGGAATTATCAATGCCGCCACTTCCGCTACAAGATCTATTGACAAGAAAGAAGATGCCCTAGAGTCGAGGGCTTCAATCATAGAGGATGTAATGAAGGCTATAGCTGATAACAATGTCCATGTGATTGGGGTGTGTGGACCAGGTGGGGTTGGCAAGTCCAAGCTTTTGGAGGACATCAGAAGTCGAGTTCAAGGAGAGGTGTTGTTTGATGAGTTTGCCATGGCAAATGTATCACGCTATccaaatataaaagaaatacaaGGAGAAATTGCTGACATGTTGGGCTTGAAGCTAAAAAATGTGGAAACTGTTAGTGGGAGAGCAAAACTTTTGCGTCAGAGATTAGAGCAAGATTCTACGAGAAACATTCTcattattttagataatttgtgGAAGAAGTTAGAGTTGAAGGAAGTTGGAATCCCTTGTGAAGATGATAATAAAGTAAGAGGTTGCAAGCTATTGCTAACGTCTAGATTCCAGAATGTTTTGCGCATTGACATGGGCTCTGATAGAGAATTCCAAGTCAATGAGTTAAAGCATGGAGAAGCCCGAAGACTTTTTGAAAGGACTATAGGGGACAAAGTTAATGATCCTGAGTTTAAGAGCCTGGTAGATGGAGTGGTCAagaattgtggaggcttgccACTTTTTATTGTTCCGTTGGCAAGAATGTTGAAGCATGGAGATTCAGCTACATGGAGGAATGCATTGGATATGGAAGAGTTGGATAGAAGATCACAAGTGGAACTAAATTACAAAGACTTAAAAGATGACAGAATCAGATCGGTGTTCTTGGTTTGTGCTCTAGACTCTGGGAGAACTTCCATGAGGGATTTCCTCATCTACTGCATGGGTTtgggtttatataaaaaatccaACAGGACCATCGAAAATGCAAGATATAGGTTAATAAAGGATCTAAATAGCCTAAAGGACTCTTCTTTGTTACTAGATTGTGATGACAAGGTATATTTCAGAATGCACGACATATTTGTTGACGTGGCCATCTCTATTGCTTCTACGGAATGGAGCGCCTTGGTCGGTAGGAAGGGTGATGGGTTTAAAAAATGGTCAAAGGATGAGCTCAGAAAATGCACAGCGATATCCTTCCCTGGTGTTGGCATTGAGGAGCTTCCTGAAAAGTTGGACTGCCCAAACTTGAAGATGCTTCTATTACTCGAACACAAACTGTCTCTCAAAATTCCCCGTTGTTTTTGA